From Panicum hallii strain FIL2 chromosome 2, PHallii_v3.1, whole genome shotgun sequence, a single genomic window includes:
- the LOC112882754 gene encoding uncharacterized protein LOC112882754 yields MQRAALLRPLVGSPLLPAAPLAARRRCRFCGGVRVRSATGEGGSGPGGGGGGGVGQGDGAAASWLSSAVGEKVDELLRREENRALLEGVEDAERRVERARAALADIERQEAEARLAREEVRRLEKRRDEIAESQRELLQAREMIDEAQRSLTSSLEEGSFGDVPNGDIDEDSERLESVKAAAVSSIVGVLASLPITFYEVQDLPQLFLQSSVVFISCALFGVTFRYAVRRDLDNIQLKTGAPAAFAFVRGLALLESGRTIELSTDGLISVALDGAVSVVENIFIFLPAAVALDYCFKMRFLSPFPRRKQ; encoded by the exons ATGCAACGCGCCGCGCTCCTCCGCCCGCTCGTCGGGTCCCCTCTCCTCCCCGCGGCTCCCCTCGCCGCGCGGCGCCGCTGCCGCTTCTGTGGAGGCGTTCGCGTGAGGTCCGCAACCGGGGAGGGCGGGAGCGGGCCCGGAGGTGGAGGTGGGGGCGGAGTCGGCCAGGGCGACGGCGCCGCAGCTTCGTGGCTGAGCTCGGCGGTGGGGGAGAAGGTGGACGAGCTGCTGCGGCGCGAGGAGAACCGGGCCCTGCTCGAGGGCGTCGAGGACGCCGAGCGCCGCGTGgagcgcgcccgcgccgcgctcgCCGACATCGAGCGCCAGGAGGCCGAAGCGCGCTTGGCCCGCGAGGAGGTCCGCCGCCTTGAGAAGCGGCGCGACGAG ATTGCAGAGTCCCAGCGGGAATTGCTTCAAGCAAGAGAAATGATTGATGAAGCTCAGCGTTCTTTGACTTCTAGTCTTGAGGAAGGAAGCTTTGGAGATGTGCCAAATGGTGATATTGATGAAGATAGTGAGAGACTAGAATCTGTAAAAGCGGCTGCAGTTTCCTCTATAGTTGGTGTTCTGGCTAGTCTGCCCATAACTTTCTATGAAGTTCAAGATCTGCCACAACTATTTCTTCAGTCATCAGTTGTTTTCATAAGTTGTGCTTTGTTTGGAGTCACATTCCGGTACGCTGTTAGAAGAGATCTGGATAATATCCAACTAAAAACAGGGGCTCCTGCTGCGTTTGCTTTTGTTAGAG GTCTTGCTCTGCTGGAATCTGGTAGAACCATCGAGCTGAGTACCGATGGCTTAATATCAGTTGCTCTTGATGGTGCAGTTAGTGTGGTTGAGAACATTTTCATATTTCTGCCTGCTGCTGTTGCACTGGACTATTGTTTTAAGATGAGATTTTTGAGTCCTTTTCCTAGAAGAAAACAATAG
- the LOC112882753 gene encoding uncharacterized protein LOC112882753 produces MATEKRHRRQSPPAATSGASPTSSSNPESAVLRSPSPPPDVLPDIASRLTSLEDFFALRASCRAYRALLPPSRGVLASQSPLLLVALFPSFSEALFHLSLRRLHRFRLPWGHHLPPSRHTLLYAHGCLVTATTASSHYPPRLLLLHLFSGVQIRLPKVPAPFTRIILSEDLAVVLFLPGRPTVQHCHLGDALWRVVCADAPDVVDDMLFVGGTLYALVNGLRLAIVELSENSLELSYLGGDLDDESRPAGELFRLGECGGDVLLISEDHEMMDYRVFQWVSEEGKWASVTSLGGRTLFLGYHGFASCLGPDYPGIRGDCLYAAGLRLGEWHEYSLTDGICDVRYAEYPGAPPLNNSSPARPPVWVFPSLC; encoded by the coding sequence ATGGCGACGGAGAAGCGCCACCGCCGGcagtcgccgccggccgccacgtccGGTGCCTCTCCCACGTCCTCGTCGAATCCGGAATCCGCCGTATTGCGCTCGCCTTCCCCTCCGCCGGACGTCCTCCCAGACATCGCCTCCCGCCTGACCTCCCTCGAGGACTTCTTCGCCCTGCGCGCCTCCTGCCGCGCCTACCGCGCCCTCCTCCCGCCGTCCCGTGGGGTCCTTGCCTCCCAGTCCCCGCTCCTCCTAGTTGCGCTCTTCCCCTCCTTCTCCGAGGCGCTCTTTCACCTCTCGCTCCGCCGTCTCCACCGCTTCCGCCTACCTTGGGGCCACCACCTGCCCCCCTCCCGCCACACCCTCCTCTACGCGCACGGCTGCCTCGTCACGGCCACCACCGCGTCCTCCCACTACCCTCCGAGGCTCCTGCTCCTCCACCTCTTCTCCGGGGTGCAGATCCGCCTCCCTAAGGTCCCGGCGCCGTTCACCCGCATCATCCTCTCCGAGGACCTCGCCGTGGTCCTCTTTCTGCCAGGCAGGCCCACCGTCCAGCACTGCCACCTGGGGGACGCACTCTGGCGGGTGGTCTGCGCCGATGCGCCCGACGTGGTCGACGATATGCTCTTCGTCGGTGGCACCCTCTACGCCTTGGTAAATGGCCTCCGACTTGCCATAGTCGAGCTGTCTGAAAATTCGCTGGAGCTGTCGTATCTTGGAGGGGACTTGGATGACGAGAGCAGGCCAGCGGGAGAGCTGTTCAGGCTTGGAGAGTGCGGGGGCGATGTGTTGCTTATCAGTGAGGATCATGAGATGATGGATTACCGTGTTTTTCAGTGGGTGTCTGAGGAGGGAAAGTGGGCTTCAGTCACGAGCTTGGGTGGGAGGACACTGTTTCTTGGTTACCATGGATTTGCATCCTGCCTTGGTCCTGATTACCCAGGAATTCGAGGGGATTGCTTATATGCAGCTGGGTTACGCTTGGGTGAATGGCACGAGTACTCATTGACTGATGGAATTTGCGATGTTCGATATGCTGAGTATCCAGGTGCACCACCGCTGAATAATAGTTCACCAGCCAGGCCACCAGTTTGGGTCTTCCCCAGCTTGTGTTGA